In a single window of the Candidatus Kaiserbacteria bacterium genome:
- a CDS encoding matrixin family metalloprotease: MRLPILLLILIATLFGSGFWYQYIDTTCRTPVYYHVGSVDERFGASKDEIKGIAMNAELLWEDALHTDLFVYSDNEKGVPINLIFDERQEEADREEELRADLEAKEGMSESVSTQYEALIVKFRTLKKEYESRVVAYEATLEKYNTEVSKWNAKGGAPENILQELQQKSATLSKEQNSLQKLARELNTIAENLNNIGARGNALVTDYNSIVEKYNKEFNDSREFAQGDYADKVINIYQYDSEEELTIVLAHEFGHALSLGHVEGENSIMYYLMGKQTSAAGVQAPDITEYTNVCREKSIFESIVALFRKG; encoded by the coding sequence ATGCGACTTCCGATATTGCTACTGATACTTATTGCCACGCTCTTTGGGAGCGGTTTTTGGTATCAATATATCGATACGACCTGCCGCACTCCAGTGTATTACCATGTAGGTAGTGTAGACGAACGTTTCGGTGCATCAAAAGATGAAATAAAGGGCATTGCAATGAACGCGGAGTTACTCTGGGAGGATGCACTCCATACTGACTTGTTTGTATACAGTGATAATGAAAAAGGAGTGCCCATTAACCTCATTTTTGATGAGCGCCAAGAGGAGGCAGACAGGGAGGAGGAGTTGCGGGCAGATCTTGAAGCAAAAGAGGGGATGAGCGAAAGTGTGAGCACACAATATGAAGCCCTTATAGTAAAATTTCGTACCCTTAAAAAAGAATATGAATCACGTGTGGTGGCATATGAAGCAACACTCGAGAAGTACAATACTGAAGTATCGAAATGGAATGCTAAGGGTGGTGCTCCAGAAAACATTCTACAAGAACTTCAGCAAAAAAGTGCCACCCTTTCTAAGGAGCAAAACTCACTTCAGAAGCTTGCCAGAGAACTCAATACTATTGCAGAAAATTTAAACAATATAGGAGCACGCGGCAATGCACTCGTTACCGATTACAACAGCATTGTCGAAAAATATAATAAGGAGTTTAATGATTCGCGTGAATTTGCTCAGGGAGATTATGCAGACAAGGTCATCAATATCTATCAGTATGATTCGGAAGAAGAACTCACGATAGTACTCGCACACGAGTTTGGGCATGCGCTTTCCCTTGGGCATGTGGAGGGTGAGAACTCGATTATGTACTACCTCATGGGCAAGCAAACATCAGCAGCGGGCGTGCAGGCACCCGATATCACAGAATATACGAATGTCTGTCGTGAAAAGAGCATATTTGAAAGTATTGTAGCTCTTTTCCGAAAGGGATAA
- a CDS encoding SIMPL domain-containing protein (The SIMPL domain is named for its presence in mouse protein SIMPL (signalling molecule that associates with mouse pelle-like kinase). Bacterial member BP26, from Brucella, was shown to assemble into a channel-like structure, while YggE from E. coli has been associated with resistance to oxidative stress.), whose amino-acid sequence MFQESYMRKIVALAGVMAIIALGAYTYYTLKQAQYMYAGPTTISVTGVGEVFAKPDIATFNFTVEAKEADESTTQSKSAEKVNAILAYLKEQGVEEKDVKTEGYSLSPRYEYPQVRCTEWSCPPQGEPKLIGYQVSQTVTVKVRDTEKAGGLLSGVGEKGATNISGLSFTIDDVNKAKTEAREKAIADAKEQSEVLAKNLGVRIVRMNGYWEESDGGYPIAYGMGGDMKFDAMSARAESVAPELPKGENTITVRVNLTYEIK is encoded by the coding sequence ATGTTTCAAGAATCATACATGCGCAAGATTGTTGCACTCGCTGGAGTGATGGCTATTATTGCGCTCGGTGCGTACACGTACTATACCCTAAAGCAGGCTCAGTATATGTATGCGGGTCCAACTACTATTTCAGTCACGGGTGTCGGAGAAGTATTTGCAAAGCCAGATATCGCAACATTCAATTTTACTGTTGAAGCAAAGGAGGCAGATGAAAGCACAACACAATCAAAGTCTGCAGAGAAGGTCAACGCAATACTTGCATACCTCAAGGAACAAGGGGTTGAAGAAAAAGATGTAAAAACAGAGGGGTATAGTCTTTCTCCACGATATGAGTATCCACAGGTACGGTGTACCGAATGGAGTTGTCCTCCACAGGGTGAGCCAAAACTTATTGGGTACCAAGTAAGTCAGACGGTAACCGTGAAGGTTCGTGACACTGAAAAGGCAGGGGGTCTCCTCTCAGGTGTGGGTGAAAAAGGAGCAACAAATATAAGCGGACTATCGTTTACTATTGATGATGTAAATAAGGCAAAGACAGAGGCTCGTGAAAAGGCTATTGCTGATGCTAAAGAACAGTCAGAAGTACTTGCAAAGAATCTTGGTGTACGTATTGTACGGATGAATGGCTATTGGGAGGAATCAGATGGTGGTTATCCGATTGCGTATGGTATGGGAGGTGATATGAAGTTTGATGCAATGAGCGCGCGAGCAGAGAGTGTTGCACCCGAACTTCCAAAGGGCGAGAATACTATTACGGTACGCGTAAACCTTACCTACGAGATTAAGTAG
- the secE gene encoding preprotein translocase subunit SecE, with translation MNSFINYIKDTVAEMKHVSWPTNMQASTYTVLVVVISAVAAVYLGVFDFLFQQGLNWFVK, from the coding sequence ATGAACTCATTTATCAACTACATCAAAGATACTGTTGCTGAGATGAAGCATGTATCATGGCCAACCAATATGCAGGCATCGACGTACACGGTACTCGTCGTAGTCATATCAGCAGTTGCTGCAGTATATCTCGGCGTATTCGACTTCCTTTTCCAGCAGGGACTCAATTGGTTTGTGAAGTAA
- the nusG gene encoding transcription termination/antitermination factor NusG — MAKQYTSGERQWYAIHTYSGYENAVARNLKQRIESLGMQDRIFDVIVPTEKKIRVKGGKRVTEEERIYPGYVLVNMIVTDDSWYVVRNTPRVTGFVGSGTQPVPLRDEELSALLGRMKDETPKHHVDLSIDDLVMIVDGPFKDLEGKVGEVDEARGKVKVLVAMFGRETPVELDFLQLKKL, encoded by the coding sequence ATGGCTAAACAATATACAAGCGGGGAACGACAGTGGTATGCAATCCACACCTATTCAGGATATGAAAATGCAGTGGCACGAAACTTAAAACAGCGTATTGAGTCACTCGGCATGCAAGACAGGATTTTTGACGTGATTGTCCCCACTGAAAAAAAGATTCGTGTGAAAGGAGGGAAGCGCGTTACCGAGGAAGAACGCATCTATCCAGGATACGTACTCGTCAACATGATCGTCACTGATGACTCATGGTATGTGGTGCGCAACACTCCTCGCGTAACAGGCTTTGTGGGTAGCGGTACACAACCAGTACCCCTCCGCGATGAGGAGCTAAGTGCGCTCCTTGGCCGCATGAAGGACGAAACACCAAAACACCATGTCGACCTTTCAATCGACGATTTGGTCATGATTGTTGATGGCCCCTTCAAGGATCTTGAGGGTAAGGTGGGAGAGGTTGATGAGGCGCGTGGGAAGGTAAAGGTTCTTGTGGCCATGTTTGGTCGCGAGACTCCTGTTGAACTCGATTTCCTTCAGTTAAAGAAACTGTAG
- the rplK gene encoding 50S ribosomal protein L11: MAKKLVKKIKVQATGGKATPAPPLGPVLGQAGINIGEFVNQFNEKTRERMGEIVPIEINVYDDRSFDFITKTSPASRLILKAIGKDKGSGKNLVSKAGEITKAQVREIAEIKMVDLSANDIEQAMKIIEGTCRSMGVKVV, encoded by the coding sequence ATGGCTAAAAAATTAGTAAAGAAAATCAAAGTACAGGCCACCGGTGGTAAGGCAACACCAGCGCCACCACTTGGGCCAGTACTCGGACAAGCTGGTATCAATATCGGAGAGTTCGTCAATCAATTCAATGAGAAGACGCGCGAACGTATGGGCGAAATCGTACCAATTGAGATTAACGTCTATGATGATCGCAGTTTCGACTTCATTACAAAGACTTCTCCGGCCTCTCGCCTTATTCTAAAAGCGATTGGCAAGGATAAGGGCTCAGGAAAAAATCTTGTTTCAAAAGCAGGAGAAATCACCAAAGCACAAGTTCGAGAAATCGCCGAAATAAAGATGGTAGACCTTTCAGCAAACGACATCGAACAAGCTATGAAAATCATCGAAGGTACCTGTAGGAGCATGGGCGTCAAAGTGGTATAG
- a CDS encoding dihydrofolate reductase, translated as MSTPRMSIIAAVGQNRELGKKNELIWRISADLKRVKELTMGHPIIMGWNTYLSIGRPLPGRTNIILSWEPKEVPGCVVVTSLGEALKSAKQVEKEEIFIFGGASVYKEAIGITDRLYLTRIEAHDADADAFFPDYSAFSTVLSEEQHLEYTPPYTWLTLEK; from the coding sequence ATGAGCACACCTCGAATGAGTATCATTGCAGCGGTGGGGCAAAACCGTGAACTTGGGAAGAAAAACGAGCTTATTTGGCGTATCAGCGCTGACTTAAAACGGGTGAAAGAACTCACGATGGGGCATCCCATTATCATGGGGTGGAATACATACCTTTCGATTGGACGTCCACTTCCTGGCCGTACAAATATCATTCTCTCGTGGGAGCCAAAAGAGGTACCTGGATGTGTCGTTGTTACTTCACTGGGTGAAGCATTAAAGAGTGCAAAGCAAGTAGAAAAAGAGGAAATCTTTATCTTCGGAGGAGCGAGTGTATACAAAGAAGCAATTGGCATCACCGACCGTCTCTATCTCACGCGCATTGAGGCACACGATGCGGACGCAGATGCCTTCTTTCCTGACTACAGTGCATTCTCAACTGTACTGAGTGAGGAGCAACACCTCGAGTACACCCCCCCCTACACATGGCTCACACTTGAAAAATAA
- a CDS encoding CYTH domain-containing protein — protein sequence MSQFEIEVKSLLGEKQNADALKAKMQELDPTCTCVSTNIQLNHYFIGGNLEDLFEKTGMLFSEEIKEKFRHIAEKGTDFSVRTRQRDDEVLLVVKASVGEGTSSNGISRLEFEEAVPASLDELDQLVLDAGFSYQAKWSREREEYAYKGMNVCLDRNAGYGYLAEFEKVVYDDAVLNEVREEIDFVMQELGVEELMQERLERMFEHYNSNWQDYYGTERTFIIE from the coding sequence ATGTCACAGTTTGAAATTGAGGTAAAGAGTCTCCTTGGAGAAAAACAAAATGCAGATGCGCTTAAGGCGAAGATGCAAGAACTTGATCCCACATGTACATGTGTGAGTACAAATATTCAGCTCAATCATTATTTTATTGGAGGAAATTTAGAAGATCTTTTTGAAAAGACAGGGATGTTATTTTCCGAAGAAATTAAGGAAAAATTCAGACACATTGCAGAGAAGGGGACTGATTTTTCTGTGAGGACACGACAGAGAGACGATGAAGTGTTGCTTGTAGTAAAAGCATCGGTCGGTGAAGGGACAAGTTCAAATGGTATCTCACGACTTGAGTTCGAAGAAGCTGTCCCCGCGTCACTTGATGAACTAGACCAACTTGTTCTCGATGCTGGATTTTCATATCAGGCTAAATGGTCTCGAGAACGCGAGGAGTATGCGTATAAAGGCATGAACGTGTGTCTCGATAGGAATGCGGGATACGGGTATCTTGCTGAGTTTGAAAAGGTGGTTTATGACGATGCTGTACTCAATGAAGTCCGAGAAGAGATTGATTTTGTCATGCAAGAACTTGGAGTAGAGGAACTTATGCAGGAGAGACTTGAAAGAATGTTTGAGCACTATAATTCAAATTGGCAGGACTATTATGGGACGGAACGTACTTTTATTATTGAATAA
- the dcd gene encoding dCTP deaminase, with amino-acid sequence MFLSDVDIKKGIESGAIIIQPFDESRLQLASYDVTLGNEFEVVDRHLVQASDPARKIYPVTRKFEVADDEEFVLHPGENVLGKQREFIGVDNEHLILLSGKSSLARVGLVVHNTAMLFNPGHHFYPTFELVNSSNVPIILRPGMPIAQLLFARLTSPTSKEYMGENGVGRFDAKNSNHFAEPKN; translated from the coding sequence ATGTTTCTTTCCGATGTGGATATAAAAAAGGGAATAGAAAGTGGTGCAATAATCATACAACCATTTGATGAGTCTCGGTTACAACTCGCGAGTTATGATGTGACTCTCGGGAATGAGTTTGAAGTAGTGGATAGACATCTCGTGCAAGCATCAGACCCAGCTCGAAAAATATATCCCGTCACACGTAAGTTCGAAGTTGCTGACGACGAAGAATTCGTACTTCATCCAGGAGAAAACGTGCTCGGAAAACAACGTGAGTTTATTGGTGTCGATAACGAGCACCTCATTTTACTCTCGGGGAAGAGTAGTTTGGCACGTGTCGGTCTTGTTGTTCACAACACCGCTATGCTTTTTAATCCAGGACATCATTTCTACCCCACATTTGAGTTAGTGAATAGCAGTAATGTCCCTATCATTCTCCGTCCCGGCATGCCGATTGCGCAACTTCTTTTTGCTCGACTTACATCACCGACAAGCAAGGAATATATGGGTGAAAATGGCGTGGGTCGCTTCGATGCAAAAAATTCTAATCATTTTGCAGAACCAAAAAATTAA
- the thyA gene encoding thymidylate synthase yields the protein MNDRHPEYQYLDLCKDILENGADKQLFFNDVVLEEYKKKGETPPFIRSVFGRQMRFDLSDGSFPLLTTKKTFWRGIVTELLWFLSGSSNIKPLLDVNNHIWDEWAWKHFQMWATDAEKSEHKDITQDEFIAKLTALPSNDPFVVKWADLITIYGRMWRRWPAKDGREIDQLGWVIKGLMTKPDRKSYVVSAWNPDFIYEMASEGQKSHVPPFCHTMFQFQVANGKLNLGLYQRSGDLFLGVPFNIASYALLLLMVSHVTKIPPGELVHTFGDVHIYSNHFDQVKEQLTREPYPFPTVKLNENITDIDAFTASDITLEGYQSHDSIKAEIANIGGFTETKKN from the coding sequence ATGAATGATAGACATCCAGAGTATCAATATCTCGATCTGTGTAAAGATATTTTAGAAAATGGCGCAGATAAACAACTCTTTTTTAATGACGTTGTCCTTGAGGAGTATAAGAAAAAAGGAGAAACACCACCGTTTATACGCTCCGTGTTTGGGAGACAGATGCGATTTGATTTAAGTGATGGTTCTTTCCCCTTGCTGACGACCAAGAAGACCTTTTGGCGAGGTATCGTTACCGAATTACTTTGGTTTCTCTCAGGGAGTTCAAACATCAAACCACTTCTTGATGTAAATAATCACATATGGGACGAATGGGCATGGAAGCATTTTCAGATGTGGGCAACAGATGCTGAGAAAAGTGAGCATAAAGATATTACACAAGATGAGTTCATAGCAAAACTAACTGCGCTCCCTTCTAACGATCCGTTTGTAGTGAAGTGGGCAGACCTCATTACTATTTACGGACGCATGTGGCGTAGGTGGCCAGCAAAGGATGGTCGTGAGATTGATCAGCTTGGGTGGGTTATCAAAGGTCTCATGACAAAGCCGGATCGAAAATCATATGTCGTGAGTGCGTGGAACCCCGACTTTATTTATGAAATGGCATCGGAAGGACAAAAATCACACGTCCCTCCGTTTTGTCATACTATGTTCCAATTCCAGGTTGCGAATGGGAAACTGAACCTTGGTCTCTACCAACGGTCTGGGGACCTCTTTCTTGGGGTACCATTCAACATTGCAAGTTACGCACTCCTACTCCTTATGGTCTCTCATGTTACCAAGATCCCACCAGGAGAATTAGTGCACACGTTTGGTGATGTGCATATCTATTCAAACCACTTTGATCAAGTGAAGGAGCAACTTACACGTGAACCATATCCATTCCCGACGGTAAAACTCAACGAGAATATCACTGACATTGATGCCTTTACGGCAAGTGACATAACGCTTGAGGGCTATCAGTCACACGACTCAATAAAAGCAGAGATAGCGAATATTGGTGGATTCACAGAGACGAAGAAAAATTAA
- a CDS encoding serine hydroxymethyltransferase: protein MDYAYIEKQDKEVFEALRGEEEREAKGLELIPSENYVSRAVREANGSVFTNKYSEGYPGKRYYGGQEFTDMIETIAIERAKKLFNCAYANVQSLSGAPANAAMYFALLEPGDTVLGMDLSHGGHLTHGHPTTSINKVFNFVRYKMKDVNTGEIDYDHLRQVALEHKPKIILAGFSAYSRELEYAKFVEIAKEVGAYTVADMAHIAGLIAGKAVQNPFDDGFDVITTTTHKTLRGPRGGMILTRESEEISKKINKTVFPGTQGGPHMNVIAGKAVAFGEAMSPKFKEYAEQILKNAKAMEAVFHTAGIRMQGGGTSNHLILADVFGSLGISGKEAEVALDSIGITLNKNMIADETRSAMDPSGIRFGTPAMTTRGMKEAEATKVAELMVERLKSITDEAKAKELKVAVETLCMKFPVPESFV from the coding sequence ATGGATTACGCATATATAGAGAAGCAGGATAAGGAGGTATTTGAGGCACTCCGTGGAGAGGAGGAGCGCGAGGCGAAGGGGCTCGAACTCATACCGAGTGAAAACTACGTGTCGCGCGCGGTACGCGAAGCGAACGGTTCTGTGTTCACCAATAAGTATTCTGAAGGATACCCCGGGAAGCGCTACTATGGCGGGCAGGAGTTTACCGACATGATAGAAACAATCGCCATTGAACGTGCGAAGAAACTTTTTAATTGTGCATACGCAAACGTCCAGTCGCTCTCAGGCGCACCGGCAAATGCTGCAATGTACTTTGCGCTCCTTGAGCCCGGCGACACCGTGCTCGGCATGGACCTCTCCCATGGGGGACATCTCACCCACGGGCACCCAACCACTTCTATCAATAAAGTGTTTAACTTTGTACGGTACAAGATGAAGGACGTGAATACCGGAGAGATAGACTACGACCACCTTCGCCAAGTGGCACTCGAGCACAAGCCAAAGATTATCCTTGCAGGATTTTCTGCATACAGTCGGGAGCTCGAATATGCAAAGTTTGTAGAAATAGCGAAAGAAGTGGGTGCGTATACCGTGGCCGACATGGCGCATATCGCGGGGCTCATTGCGGGTAAGGCAGTGCAAAATCCGTTTGATGATGGGTTTGATGTCATTACCACCACCACACACAAGACACTCCGTGGTCCTCGTGGTGGCATGATACTCACGAGAGAAAGCGAGGAGATATCAAAGAAAATCAATAAGACAGTATTTCCGGGGACACAGGGTGGCCCACACATGAATGTTATTGCAGGGAAGGCCGTTGCCTTTGGTGAAGCGATGTCGCCCAAGTTTAAGGAGTATGCCGAGCAGATTTTGAAGAACGCAAAAGCAATGGAAGCAGTCTTCCACACCGCAGGCATTCGTATGCAGGGAGGAGGAACGAGCAATCACCTCATTCTTGCCGACGTGTTTGGCTCGCTCGGTATATCAGGGAAGGAGGCAGAAGTAGCACTCGACTCAATTGGTATTACGCTCAACAAGAATATGATTGCCGATGAAACACGCTCAGCAATGGACCCATCAGGCATTCGCTTCGGTACCCCCGCAATGACCACCCGTGGCATGAAAGAAGCTGAAGCGACCAAGGTTGCAGAACTCATGGTAGAGCGTCTCAAGAGTATTACCGATGAAGCAAAAGCAAAAGAACTCAAAGTAGCGGTAGAAACACTCTGCATGAAATTCCCAGTTCCTGAGAGCTTTGTTTAA
- a CDS encoding DUF2914 domain-containing protein, whose product MELYKKTRTFLSHHWLTVAFLLGFILDNLTLTRVDQFFDNAVLLGYVVLAMLSIITLYAGIAERFGERVSRFLRDKSPFVMQYAFGGLLSGMLIFYGRSGSLANSWPFLLMILIVIYGNETIKNRGQRLVYNLVIFFVGLFAYVTLIVPVYLGKMGPWVFVGSGLLALFIMYVFFGLVTRIVPNYVLLQKRTIVFIIGLIYLTFNLLYFTNLIPPIPLSLKEVGIYHNVLKYEDGSYELTYENPKWWEWYRASDSVFHYSAGSNIFCFASVFAPSRLITEVYHRWEYYDEKEGEWKEHDRLSYAISGGRDDGYRGYTKISNFREGEWRCTVETERGQVIGREQFTVASGVQGSFVTQRK is encoded by the coding sequence GTGGAGTTATATAAAAAAACACGTACCTTTCTAAGTCATCATTGGCTTACCGTTGCGTTTCTCCTTGGCTTCATTCTCGACAATCTCACGCTCACACGCGTCGATCAGTTTTTCGATAACGCAGTGTTGCTCGGGTACGTAGTACTTGCGATGCTTTCTATCATTACGCTCTATGCAGGTATCGCAGAACGCTTTGGTGAGCGAGTGAGTCGCTTTTTGCGCGACAAATCACCCTTTGTGATGCAGTATGCTTTCGGTGGCCTCCTTTCAGGTATGCTCATTTTCTATGGGCGGAGCGGTTCACTTGCGAATAGTTGGCCATTCCTTCTTATGATTCTCATTGTGATTTATGGTAATGAGACCATTAAAAATCGTGGACAGCGTCTCGTGTACAACCTCGTTATATTCTTTGTGGGACTCTTTGCGTACGTGACACTCATTGTTCCCGTGTATTTAGGAAAGATGGGGCCGTGGGTTTTTGTGGGGAGTGGACTTCTTGCACTCTTTATTATGTACGTATTTTTTGGGTTAGTGACACGCATTGTACCCAATTATGTACTGCTTCAAAAACGTACTATTGTTTTTATTATCGGGCTTATCTACCTTACGTTTAATCTGCTTTATTTCACCAATCTCATCCCGCCCATTCCGCTTTCACTTAAAGAGGTGGGTATCTATCACAATGTGCTGAAATATGAGGATGGTTCCTACGAACTCACCTATGAAAACCCAAAATGGTGGGAGTGGTATCGTGCATCAGATAGTGTATTTCACTATAGCGCTGGATCAAATATCTTTTGTTTTGCATCAGTCTTTGCGCCGTCCCGTCTTATCACCGAGGTGTATCATAGATGGGAATATTATGATGAAAAGGAAGGAGAGTGGAAAGAGCACGATAGACTCTCGTACGCTATTTCTGGGGGAAGAGATGATGGGTATCGTGGGTACACGAAAATAAGTAATTTTCGTGAGGGGGAGTGGCGCTGCACCGTGGAGACAGAACGAGGGCAGGTGATAGGGCGAGAGCAATTCACCGTTGCTTCAGGGGTGCAAGGTAGTTTCGTGACACAACGTAAATAG
- the argS gene encoding arginine--tRNA ligase translates to MELVIREAIEVALKDLGIEEVNFGVEHPGDVAHGDYATNVAMVTAKKMGVSPRDIAERFRAALEGKIPDVTSIEIAGPGFLNFTLSRDFFVEKIEAVNASPTTYGQNDILKGEEIIFEYTSPNLFKPLHIGNLVGNIVGESISRLMEYGGATLHRVNYPSDIGPTVAKGVWGLIQTKGDVHDINAIGEAYRVGSTAYDDGTGKEEIDAINRALYAGTDEALNALRAQGIATSRARLAELCEMLGTHFDAEFFESEVSEEGTRIVREKIGTVFEESEGAVIFRGERYGLHTRVFLNSHGLPTYEAKDMGNFARKQSLYPGWTRSYIVTGGEQREYFKVLIKALKEVFPESKEKVIENIATGFLTLTTGKMSSRKGNVLTGEDLLAEVREEAYARAKESRAEHIEELTEQVAVGAIKYQILRQAVGGDIVFDKARALSLEGDSGPYLMYTHARLTSILEKAKHAGLTACTTHAPEVPYRVEKLIYQFEEVVRKAGQEKAPHFLVTYLTTLASEFNSFYAHEQIVDLNDPHAPYKIALAASIRSTLKNGLWLLGIKAPECM, encoded by the coding sequence ATGGAATTAGTAATTCGTGAAGCGATTGAAGTAGCACTCAAGGACCTCGGTATTGAGGAGGTCAATTTTGGAGTGGAGCATCCTGGTGATGTGGCACATGGGGACTATGCCACAAATGTGGCCATGGTAACGGCAAAAAAAATGGGGGTAAGCCCGCGCGATATCGCGGAGCGATTTCGCGCGGCACTCGAAGGAAAAATTCCGGATGTGACATCCATTGAAATTGCGGGTCCGGGATTTTTAAACTTCACTCTTTCACGCGATTTTTTCGTGGAGAAGATAGAAGCGGTAAACGCGAGCCCGACTACATATGGTCAGAACGACATTCTCAAAGGAGAGGAGATTATTTTTGAATACACGAGTCCAAATCTTTTTAAACCGCTTCATATTGGGAACCTCGTCGGGAATATTGTGGGCGAATCCATCTCACGACTCATGGAATATGGTGGCGCTACACTCCATCGTGTAAATTATCCTTCAGACATTGGGCCTACAGTGGCAAAGGGTGTATGGGGACTGATACAGACAAAGGGGGATGTGCACGACATCAATGCTATTGGAGAAGCCTATCGCGTCGGCAGTACAGCGTATGATGATGGTACCGGAAAGGAGGAAATAGATGCAATTAATCGTGCGCTCTATGCGGGTACCGATGAAGCACTTAATGCACTCCGTGCACAGGGTATTGCTACGTCGCGTGCACGACTCGCTGAGTTGTGTGAGATGCTCGGCACGCATTTTGATGCAGAATTTTTTGAGAGTGAGGTGAGTGAGGAGGGAACACGAATAGTACGAGAAAAAATCGGCACGGTCTTTGAAGAAAGTGAGGGGGCAGTTATTTTCCGCGGTGAACGCTACGGGCTTCACACCCGTGTGTTTCTTAATTCTCATGGTTTGCCCACGTACGAAGCAAAAGATATGGGCAACTTTGCACGGAAGCAGTCACTGTACCCGGGGTGGACACGCTCATACATAGTGACGGGAGGAGAACAGCGTGAATATTTCAAGGTACTCATTAAAGCACTGAAAGAAGTTTTCCCAGAATCAAAAGAAAAGGTGATTGAAAATATCGCCACAGGTTTTCTCACACTCACGACAGGGAAGATGTCATCCCGCAAAGGCAATGTGCTGACGGGAGAAGACCTCCTCGCGGAGGTACGTGAAGAAGCGTATGCGCGTGCAAAAGAGAGCAGGGCAGAGCATATCGAGGAACTCACTGAGCAGGTGGCTGTGGGGGCGATTAAGTACCAGATACTGAGGCAAGCAGTGGGAGGTGATATTGTCTTTGACAAAGCACGCGCACTTTCACTTGAGGGAGACTCAGGTCCCTACCTTATGTACACCCATGCCCGCCTCACCTCTATTCTCGAAAAAGCAAAACATGCGGGACTTACCGCGTGCACCACGCATGCACCAGAGGTTCCCTATAGAGTTGAGAAATTGATTTACCAATTTGAGGAAGTAGTGAGAAAAGCAGGGCAAGAAAAAGCACCGCATTTTCTCGTCACCTATCTCACCACCCTCGCAAGTGAGTTCAATTCATTCTACGCCCACGAGCAGATTGTAGACTTAAACGACCCTCACGCTCCCTATAAAATCGCACTTGCAGCTTCAATTCGAAGCACACTCAAAAATGGTCTTTGGCTTCTTGGCATAAAAGCCCCAGAGTGTATGTAG